The sequence below is a genomic window from Qipengyuania flava.
GAATGGCCGTGGCCGATCGTTCATCGGGATCGAAACGCAAAGTCACCAGTGCCGGTGCGCTCCATCTGCCCCTGGTCACAAAGCTGGACAGCGGCACGGAAAAGCGCCTCAGCCAGGCCATCGCGGGGCTCGCGATTGCAGCACCGTCATAGCCGGGCCGGGCGATGACCGCAATCGGCATCCTGCGCGCGATCCCCCGCCAGTCGCGCCAGCGGTGGAACTGGGCGAGGTTGTCGGACCCCATCAGCCACACGAAATCATGCTTGGGATAGCGGCGCTTGAGGGCTCCCAGCGTGTCGACCGTATAGCGCGTGCCGAGCTCGCGCTCGATCGCGGTGACACGGATCGGGGCGCGGCGCGCCTGGACCATCGCCGAATGCACGCGGGCCGCCAGCGGCGCCATGCCCGCCTTCGGCTTCAGAGGATTGCCAGGAGAGACCAGCCACCAGACCTCGTCGAGGTCGAGCGCACGGGCGACGAACAGCGAAATTCGACGATGCCCGCCATGCGCCGGGTTGAAACTGCCTCCGAGCAGCCCGATTCGCGCCTTGGGAGCGTTCACAACAGCCTCATTTCCGATTTGTCGAATTTATACAATGACTTGAGGGTCCGGAGGCGAGCGAATCGCAAACCATTGGTAAACAAGAACTTATCATTTGGTTCCCGGCTGGCTTCGAAGGATACGCCGCGACGAAACGACTCGTCCCGCTGAGGCTTCAACTCGTGGATTCTATGGGAACCACGATTCGATTTACTAACCAACCTTTGTTAGCGCTCTCTCCGGGACGTGAAAGACCAAAAGGGACGGGTCGCTTTGAGCAACAAGATTGCCACCACTGGCTGGGGGGACCGTTTGCGTAGCTGGTTCCCGGACCGCGAATTTTTCATGCGGTCGGAAGGCCAGGTTCGCTTCATCACCATCTCCTCGCGCGTGCAGATGACCGCCGCCGCCATTGCACTGGCGGCGCTTGTCGTTTGGGCGGTATCGATGGCCGTTGCCGGCTGGACGCAGTACCGCGCCACCGCCGACCGCCTGTCGCTGCTCGACCGCGAAGCCAAGGTTGCCACCGCGACCGAGCGCGTGAACGCCTACCGCGAAGACATTGACGCGGTCGCCACCGACCTCGTCAAGCGCCAGGAATTCATCGAAGACATGGTCGCCTCGCTGCCCGAAGACGTGAAAGCGGTTTCGAACGTCAGCGATTCGTCGAGCGAAGCCGCCGCAACGGTCGACAAGGTCAGCGCCTCGATCCCCGAAGCCTCGACCCTTGCCCGCATCGAAGCGCGCCAGCTCGCCTTTGTCGAAGGCCTCACCCGCTATGCCGATTGGCGCGCCCAGCGCGCTGCCGCCGCTCTCAAGCAGCTCGGCCTCAACCCGGACAGCATGATCCGTAACGCCGACCGCACCGCAATGGGTGGTCCGCTTGAACGGCTGGTCACCAACGCCGACGGCACCATCGACCCGCGCTTCGAACGCCTGGGCCTTTCGATCGCCCGCATGTCGGCGCTGGAAAACGGCCTTGCCGGCGTCCCGCAGGTAACCCCGGCGCACAAGGACATGATTTCGAGCGGCTTCGGCTATCGCCGCGATCCGTTCAACGGCCGCGGCGCCATGCACAAGGGCCTCGACTTCAAGGGCGCCATCGGCACTCCGATCCGCGCAGCCGCAGCCGGCCGCGTCAGCTTCGTTGGCTGGAAGGGCGGCTACGGCAAGACCGTCGAGATTACGCACGGCAACGGCCTGATGACGCGCTATGCGCATATGTCGCGTTTCGATGCCAAGGTTGGCCAGCGCGTGACCGCCGGCGACAGCATCGGCGCCATCGGCAACACCGGCCGTTCGACCGGCCCGCACCTCCACTTCGAAGTGCGCATCAACAATCGCGCGGTAAACCCGCGCACCTTCCTGGAGACAGCCCCCAATGTTCTCGAAGAAATCCGACGAGCTCCCCAGCTCGCCAGCGCCAAGTAATTCGGGACGAGAGCGCATGGCCAGCAAGGGTAACTCGACTTTCTCCGTCCTCGGTTCGGATCTCGCGATCACCGGCGACATCAAGGCTTCGGCCGATCTTCACATCGACGGCAGCGTCGAGGGCGACATCGCCTGCTCGTCGCTCGTGCAGGGCGAAACCAGCACGGTGAAAGGCGCAATCAAGGCCGAGAGCGCGCGCCTGGCCGGCGCCGTCGAAGGTTCGATCACGGCGCGCGAACTGGTGATCCTCAAGACCGCCAAGATCACCGGCGATGTCTTCTACGACGCGCTGACCATCGAACAGGGCGCGCAGGTCGAAGGCCGCTTTGCCCACCGCGATGCCAAGGCGAAAGCGCCGGCTGCCGCGGCAACCGGCAAGCCGGAGATCACGGTCGCCGGTTGACCCACACAGTTTGGAGGGGATGAGGGCCGCCTGCGCGAACTGCGCCGGCGGCCTTCTTTTTGCCCTTAGCCCAGGACTTCGGCGCGCAGGGCCTTGCGGTCGAGCTTGCCGATGATCGTGCGCGGAAGATCCTCGCGAAGCACGATCTCATCGACCCGCTCGTGCTTGCCGACCCGGGCGTTGAGCCAGGCCTTGAGCTCCTCGGCCGTCTCTTGGGCGCCCTCGTTGAGGACAGCGTAGGCCACCGGGCACTCGCCCCGGTAATCATCGGGCCGGCCGATCACGAGCACTTCCTTGACCGCCGGGTTTTCGAGGAGGACGTCCTCGACCTGGCTCGGGAAGACCTTGAACCCGCCTACCGCGATCATGTCCTTGATGCGGTCGACGATCTCGAGGAAGCCGTCCCCGTCCATCACCGCGACATCGCCGGTGCGAAGGTACCGCTTGCCATCCCGCTCCACGAAGGTCTCGCCATCGGTGTCGGGGCGGTTCCAGTATCCGCGCATGATCTGCGGCCCGTGGATCGCCAGTTCACCCGGCTCGCCTTCGGGCGCAAGCTTCGTAGCGTCCTCCTTGTCGAGGAAGATGACTTCGGTGCCCATCACGAGCTGGCCGATCGTCCCCTTCTTGCGCATGCCCTCATAAGGGTTGGCCGAGACCACGCCGGAGCTTTCGGTGAGGCCATAGCCTTCGACCACACGGATACCGGTGACCTCTTCGAACTTGGTGTGCACGGGCGCGGGCATGGGCGCGCCGCCCGAAATGCAGACCTTGATCGAGGAGACATCGGTTTTGGCGAGATCGGGATGGTCGAGCAGCGCCTGAAACATGGTCGGCACGCCCGGAAACCCGGTTGTCTTGTACTTGGCGATCGTCTTCAGCACTTCGCCGGCCTCGAAGCGCGGCACCATTGCGATCGAGGCGCCGGTCACCATGGCGTGGTTGAGCAGCGCGGTGTTCGCAAAGACATGGAAGAAGGGCAGCGCGCCCATGAAGACCTCGCCCGTCGGGTCGCCAAAGGGGTTGAGGCCCGCAGTCTGCTGCGCGTTCATCGAAAGCTGCGAATGGCCGAGCATCGCGCCTTTCGGCCGCCCGGTCGTACCGCCAGTGTACTGGAGCAACGCGATATCATTTGCCGCATCGATTGGCGGGAAGGCAGCTTTTGCCGGATCGGCAAGCGTGTCGCGCCAGGCAAGCGTCGTGTCCGAGAAGGCCACTTTGGCAATCTTGTTGCGGCCGAGCGTCTTCAAGAGCAGGCCCTTGTGCCAGGGAAGCGCATCGCCGAGCGAGCCGACGACCAGTGTTTCGAGCTGCGAGCTTTCGAGAACCTGCGCGGCAGTCGCGTAGAGCTCCGGAACGTCGACGGTCACCAGCAGGCGGGTGCCCGAATCGGCGACCTGCCAGCTCAGTTCCTCGACCGTGTAGAGCGGCGAGAAGTTCACCACGATCGCTCCGGCGAGCATCGCGCCGTAATAAGCCGAGGCGTAGATCGGCACATTGGGCAGGAACAGGCCGACGCGGTCGCCCGGCTCGATCCCGTGCGCAATCAGCCCGGCAGCGAAGGCCCGAGCCTCCGCGTGGATGTCCCGGTAGGTGAAGGTGCGCCCGAGGAAATGCAGGAACGGCGCGTCCGGATTGCGGGCGGTTGTCGCCGCCAGCATGTCCGGCAGGCTCGCCGGTTCGAACTGCGCATCCCAAGGGGTGGGATGGTTGTACGCGTAGCTATTTACATCCATGTCAGTAGCATGGCGCATTGCTCTCTAAACGCAAGCAAAAAGGCGGGAGAAGCGCCGTGCCTCTCCCGCCTTTCCAATCCTGTTGCGAAAGCGGATCAGGCCGGGTCGGTTTCGTCCGTCTCGCCGGCTTCTTCCGAGGCGCGCTTGGCTTCGAGCCAGGCAGCGGCTTCGGCTTCCTGAGCGGCTTCGGCAGCGGCCTTTTCGTTAGCATCGCGTTCGGCGCGCAGTTCCTCGATCAGCTTCTCGCGATCGCTGGTGCCGCTTGCGGCAACCGGCGCTTCTTCGCCGTCTTCGCTCACCGGAATGTTCTTGGCCGCCTTGGCGACCACGGCGTCGAGTTCGCGCTGCGAGCACAGGCCCAGCGTGACCGGGTCCTTGGGCTGGATGTTCTGGATGTTCCAGTGGCTGCGCTCGCGGATCGCCGTGATCGTGTTGCGCGTGGTGCCGATCAGCTTGCCGATCTGCGCGTCGGAAATTTCCGGATGGTTGCGCAGGATCCAGGCGATGCCATCGGGCTTGTCCTGGCGCTTGGAGACCGGCGTGTAGCGCGGGCCCTTGGTGCGGCTGACCGCGACCGGTGCGCGCTGCATCTTCAGGCGGTACTCGCTGTCGGCCTGGCCGCGCTCGATCTCCTCCTGCGTCAGTTCGCCCGAGTGCACCGGGTCACGGCCCGTGTACTTGCTGCCCGCGAGGTCGTCGGCCATGGCCTGGACTTCGAGGATGTGCAGGCCGCAGAATTCGGCGATCTGTTCGAACGACAGGCCGGTGTTGTCGACCAGCCAGGTGGCGGTCGCATGCGGCATCAGCGGTTTGACTTGGTCGGCCATGAATATGCCTTTTCTCGTATCCGAAAATAGAAGGGCCGCCCCTCGCGGGACGGCCGTTATCGTGCCGATGTAGGCGAGGGGAGCGGATTCGGCAAGCGTTTCGCTAGGCGGCGGGCAGTTCGACCGGCTCGAAGGCAGCAAGGCCGCTGAGGAATTGTCCGGTAGCTGCCGACCAGCTGAAGCTTGCCCCGTACTCTGCACAGGCCTGCCGGTTGCAATAGAGCGCCGAGGCAATCGCGCGGTCCAGGTGCTCGCTCATAGCGCCAACATCGAGCGTCACGATGTCGCGCGGCCCCGCAACCGGGAAAGCGGCGACCGGCGTCCCGCAGGCGAGCGCTTCGATCATGACGAGGCCGAAGGTGTCGGTCTTGCTCGGGAACACGAAGACATCGGCCCCGGCGTAGCACCCCGCCAGCGCGCGGCCCGAGCGGCGCCCGAGAAAGTGCGCTTCAGGGTATCTTGCCTTGAGCGAGGCGAGCGATGGTCCGTCGCCAACCACCACCTTGCTGCCGGGATAGTCGGCCTCGAGAAAGGCTTCGATGTTCTTCTCCACCGCGACGCGCCCGACATAGAGCTGGATCGGGCGCGGCAGGTCGGCGAATTCGGGCGGCGGCGGCGCGTCCGGCGTGAAGCAGGACAGATCGACGCCGCGGCTCCAGCGGTGCAGCTGGGTGAGGCCATGCGCGCGCAGCTCCTCGCAAATGCTCTCGGTCGCGACCAGCACGCGCTTCGCCGGACGGTGGAACCACTGGATGTAGCGCCAGAACCATTCGGCCGGCAGGTGCGTGCGCTTGGCAAGGTAATCCGGGAACTGCGTGTGGTAGGCGGTGGTGAAGCGAATGCCGTGCTTCGCGCAGTACCGCCGTGCCGTCATGCCGAGCGGGCCTTCGGTCGCAATATGGATCGCCTCGGGCGAAAATTCGCGCAGGCGACCGGCAACCGCGCCCGGCCTTGTGAGCGCGAGCCTGATCTCGGGATAGGTCGGGCACGGCAGCGAAGCAAACTGGTCTGGCGAGACGACCATCACCTCGTGCCCCTGCTCGCGCAGTTGCTCGCAGGTCGTGGTGAGCGTGCGCACCACCCCGTTCATCTGCGGGAGCCAGGCGTCTGTCACGATGGCGATCCGCTGCGGAACGGTGAAGGGCTGTTCGGCGTGAAAGTTGGTGCTCACGCGGCCTCCGGGACCCGTTTCGTGGCGTCAATGCGCCGGGTTTCGCGCCGCGCGACTTCCTCCGGCCAGTTGAGGATCTCCATCGTCCCGTCGAAATGCTCGACCAAGGCGTTGCACCCTTCGACCCAGTCGCCGTCGTTCCAGTATTCGACCTCTTTGCCTTCATGCGTGAAGGTGCGCGCTTCGGCGGTGTGGATGTGGCCGCACACCACCCCGTCGACGCCGCGTTCGGCCGCAGCGCGGGCAACCACTTCCTCGTATTTCGAGATGAACTCGACCGCGTTCTTGACCTTATGCTTGGCCGCCTTGGAGATCGACCAATAGGGCAGGCCGAGCCGCTTGCGAGCGCCGGCCACCCAATTGTTGAGCTTCATCATCACGTGGTAGAGCGCGTCACCGACGAAGGCGAGCCAGCGGTGGGCGAGCATGATCGTATCGAACTCGTCGCCGTGCAGGACCATCAGGCGGCGCCCGTCCGCGGTCTCGTGAAAGGCGGCGCGCTGGATTTCGACCCCGCCGAAATTCATGCCGGCAAAGGGGCGCACCATCTCGTCGTGATTGCCCGGGATGTAGACGATGCGCGTGCCGCGTTTCGCACGCTTGAGGATGCGCCAGACGATGTCGTTGTGTTCGCGCGGCCAGTAGAACTTCTTCTTCAGTCGCCAGCCATCGATGATGTCGCCGACGAGGTACATGGTGTCGCTGTCGGTATGGTCGAGGAAATCGATCAGCAGCTCGTGGTTGCACCCCTTGGTGCCGAGGTGGACGTCGCTGATCCAGATGGTGCGGTACCGCTTGCGTTCACCCGTGGTGCGCTCGGGTACGGACGGTTTGATCGACGGGAAACTGGCAACCTTGTGCGCAGCGTCGAAGTGCTTGGGCAGGTCGTTCATGAGCGTGGCCCCCGAAAGAGTTCGGAAGCAACCCATGGCGCAAGAATGTTACGTGCGATTCACAAAGCCGTGACGAAACAGGGACATTGCGACGGTTGCGGGTCAGGCCATCGCCACGAAACCGGGCAGCGCCTTTACCCGCTCGATCCAGCGTTCCACCGCCGGATAGTCACTGAGCGCGAAGCCCCCGTCCTCGGCCACGTGGGTGTAGGCAAACAGCGCAATGTCGGCGAGCGTCGGACCATCGCCGACAAACCAGCCGGACTGCGCCAGGTGCCCGTCCATCAGTTTGAGCGCTTCGCATCCCGCGATGCGCTTGGCCATCATCTGCGCTTTCTGCTGGGGCGAAAGCTTGGCCTCGCCAACGAAATGCAGCCAGAACCGCATCGTCGCGATGTTGGGCTCGTGGCTGTACTGCTCGAAGAACATCCAGCGCAGCATGTCCGCCTGGTCGAACCGGTTGCCCGGGATCAGCGGACTGCCTTCGGCAAGGTACCAGCAGGCCGCGTTGCTTTCCGGCAGGAAGCGCGCACCGATCTGCAGGACCGGGATGCGGCCGTTGGGATTGACGCTGCCGAGAAACTCCGGCGTGCGCGTTTCGCCGGCAAGGATATCGTACTGGCGGGTTTCGAGCGGCAGCCCGACCAGCGCCGCGGTCAGCTTGATCTTGTAGCAATTGCCGCTGCGCGGATCCTCGTGGAGCGTGAGGTCAGCCACCGGCAACTTCCAGCACGATCTTGCCGATGTGATCGCCGCCTTCCATCCGCGCGTGCGCGGCGCCGGCTTCGGCGAGCGGGAAGGTCTGGTCCATCACCGGGGCGATGCTGCCATCCTCGAACAGCGGCCAGGCGTGGTTGTAGATTTCATCGGCGAGCAGCGCCTTGAACTCGTCTGAACGCGGGCGCAGCGTCGAGCCGGTGAGCGAGAGGCGCTTGCGCATGACGGTCGCCATATTGATCTCGGCCTTGAGCCCGCCCAGCACGGCAATGGTCACATGGCGTCCGTCTTCGGCGAGGCATTCCATGTTGCGCGCGACATAATCGCCCGAAACCATGTCGAGCACGACGTTGACGCCCTTGCCGCCGGTAAAACCCTTCACCTCTTCGACGAAGTCCTGCGTCTTGTAATTGACCGCAAGGTCCGCGCCGAGTTCGCGGATGGCTTCGCATTTCTCGTCCGAACCGGCGGTGGCGATGACTGCGATATCGAACGCCTTGGCGAGCTGGATTGCCATGGTGCCGATGCCGCTCGTTCCGCCGTGGACGAGCAGGCTGTCGCCATCGCTCGCCCAGCCGCGTTCGAAGACATTGTGCCACACGGTGAAAAGCGTTTCGGGAATCGCCGCCGCGACGTCGAGCGGCATGTCTTCGGGAACATGGAGGCAGTGCGCGGCGTGGGCGAGGCAGTATTCGGCGTAACCCCCGCCCGAAACCAGCGCGCAGACCCGGCGGTTGAGCATTTCGGGCGGCGTTCCTTCGCCGACCGCCACCACCGTGCCCGACACCTCAAGCCCGGGAATCGGCGAGGCGCCGGGCGGGGGCGGGTAGAAGCCCTGCCGCTGGATCACATCGGGCCGGTTGATCCCGGCGTAGGCCACCTTGATCAGGACCTGGTTGGCGCCCGGTTCGGGCAAGGGAAGCGTTTCAGGGCGCAGGACATCCGGCCCCCCCGGATTGTCGAAACCCATGGCCGTCATCGTATCGGGCAAATTCTCTGCCACTCGAGCCCCCAGTCGCTGGTCTGCCGGCGTGGCGTCAGGGCCACGTTGCAGTGCAATACCGCTGGTACCCGTTGACAGCAACCGGCCATCCGCGCGACATTGGCTTTCGATGGATGAAGATGATCGTCCGCGCCTCAAGGGCGATGCCGCGAGCAAGCTCGCAACCGAAGACCTCGGCCCCTATTCGCAAGACGAGTTGGAAGAGCGCATCGCGCTGCTCAAGGCCGAAATCGCCCGCGTCGAAAAACACCGCCTCTCGGCCGCCGCGCATCGCGACGCGGCCGAAGCGTTGTTCGGACGAAAGGAATAGTTGGCGATGCGGGGGCTGAAAAAATCCACCTCCGCACCCATATCGCTGCTGCATACAGCTTTGGCTAACCTTCGGCCCATAGGCTGTCCTCTGCTCGCCTCCTGCGAGCCCGCCAAGAAAGACATGTGAATGCCCAGCTTTGCCGCCAATCTCGAAAAGACCCTCCACGCCGCGCTGACCGATGCGGGCGAGCGCAAGCACGAATACGCCACGCTCGAGCACCTGCTGCTGGCGCTGATCGACGATGAGGACGCAGCCCAGGTGATGACCGCCTGCGGCGTCGACCTCACCGAATTGACCGCGGTGGTGAAGCAGTATCTCGAACAGGAATACCAGTCGCTGCAATCGGACGAGAGCGCCGACCCGCAGCCGACCGCCGGTTTCCAGCGCGTCATCCAGCGCGCCATCCTGCACGTGCAGTCCTCGGGCAAGGACACGGTGACGGGCGCGAACGTGCTGGTGGCGCTGTTCTCCGAACGCGACAGCTACGCCGTCTACTTCCTCCAGCAGCAGGACATGAGCCGGCTCGATGCGGTGAGCTTCATCAGCCACGGCATCGGCAAGGGCGGCAAGCAGATCGAGAACCGCCAGCCCGAAGGCGCGGAAGGCGCCGAAGCGCAGGGCGAGGACAAGCCGGGCGAGAAGGGCAAGAAGGAAACCGCGCTCGACCAGTTCACGGTCAACCTCAACCAGAAGGCCGAAGACGGGCGCATCGATCCGCTGATCGGCCGCGGCCCCGAAGTCGACCGCACGGTGCAGATCCTCTGCCGCCGCTCGAAGAACAACCCGCTCTATGTGGGCGATCCCGGCGTCGGCAAGACCGCCATCGCCGAAGGCCTCGCGCGCAAGATCGTCGAGGGCGAAGTGCCCGAAGTGCTTCAGGACGCGGTGATCTACTCGCTCGACATGGGCGCGCTGCTCGCCGGCACGCGCTATCGCGGCGACTTCGAGGAACGGTTGAAGCAGGTCGTCAACGAGCTTGAAGGCATGCCCGAGGCGATCCTCTTCATCGACGAAATCCACACGGTCATCGGTGCCGGCGCAACCAGCGGCGGTGCTATGGACGCCTCGAACCTCTTGAAGCCCGCGCTGTCCAGTGGCGCGATCCGCTGCATCGGCTCGACCACCTACAAGGAATTCCGCAACCACTTCGAAAAGGACCGCGCGCTGCTGCGCCGCTTCCAGAAGATCGACGTGAACGAGCCCACTGTCGAGGATACGATCAAGATCCTCAAGGGCCTCAAGACCGCGTTCCAGGATCACCACAAGGTAACCTACACCGCCGACGCGCTGAAGACGGCCGTCGAGCTGTCGGCACGCTACATCAACGACCGCAAGCTGCCCGACAAGGCGATCGACGTGATCGACGAGGTCGGCGCAATGCAGATGCTGGTGCCGCCCAGCCGTCGCAAGAAGAAGATCACCGCGCGCGAGATCGAGGCCGTGATCGCGACCATGGCGCGCATCCCTCCCAAGTCGGTGTCGAAGGACGACAAGAAGGCGCTCGAGAACCTCGAACGCGACCTGAAACACGTCGTCTTCGGCCAGGACGCGGCGGTGCACAAGCTGTCGACCGCAATGAAGCTCAGCCGCGCAGGCCTGCGCGATCCGGACAAGCCGATCGGTTCGTTCCTCTTCTCCGGCCCCACCGGCGTCGGCAAGACCGAAGTCGCCCGCCAGCTTTCGAGCATCATGGGCATCGAGCTGAAGCGCTTCGACATGTCGGAATATATGGAGCGCCACAGCGTTTCGCGCCTCATCGGCGCGCCTCCGGGCTATGTCGGTTACGACCAGGGCGGCCTGCTGACCGATGCGGTCGATCAGAACCCGCATTGCGTGCTGCTGCTCGACGAAATCGAAAAGGCGCACCCGGACCTGTTCAACATCCTGTTGCAGGTGATGGATAACGGCCGTCTGACCGACCACCACGGCAAGACCGTCGACTTCCGCAACGTCGTGCTCATCATGACCACCAACGCCGGCGCTGCCGACATGGCGCGTCAGGGCATCGGTTTCGGCGATGTGAGCAAGGAAGACGCGAGCGAGGACGCGGTGAAGCGCATGTTCACGCCGGAATTCCGCAACCGCCTCGATGCGATCGTGCCCTTCGGCTATCTCGGCAAGGAAACCGTCGCCCGCGTGGTCGACAAGTTCATCCTCCAGCTCGAACTGCAGCTGGCCGAGCAGAATGTCGACATCCAGTTCGACAAGGATGCGCGCGCCTGGCTGGCCGACAAGGGCTACGACCGCCTCTACGGGGCCCGCCCGATGGGCCGCCTGATCCAGGAAAAGATCAAGCAGCCGCTGGCGGAAGAGCTCCTCTTCGGCAAGCTGGCCGATGGCGGCGAGGTTTCGGTGACGATGAAGGACGGCAAACCCGCCTTCGAACTCACCCCCGCCCCGCCCAAGGCCCAGAAGCGCCCGGCCCGCAAGGCCGCCGCGAAGAAGAAGGCTGCGCCGAAGAAGGCGGCTCCCAAGAAGCCGGAAGCCGGCAAGGACGACGCAGCCGCCGGCGGCGACAAGGGCGAAGGCTAAGCGCCGCGCGCCTGCGCAATGGTTGCGGCGATATTCGCCGCGGCCCGTTCGACCGAAAACCGCGCGTCGTAGAGCGCGAGCGCGTTGCGGCGTAGGGCGAGCGTTCCTTCGGGATCGCTCGCCAGCCCGGCTATCCGGTTGGCAAGCTCCTGTGGGTCGTCGGGCGAAAAGGTGTAGCCCGTCTCCCCCTTGATGACGGTTTCGTTTGCCGCCCCGTCCTTGTCGGACACCAGCAAGGCGAGGCCATAACCAAGGCCCTCGAAGCTCGAAAGCGAGCGGTAATCGAGCTGCGTCGGGTTCACGAGGGCGTCCGCCTCGGAGTAATACCGTCCGAGCTCGCCATACCGGCTGTGGCCAGCAAAGGTGACGCACCCCGCCAGTCCGTTCTCGCGCACGGCTACTTCGAGCACGCCGCGCTCGGGTCCATCCCCAACACAGGTCAGCTGGACCCGATCGCGCAGCTCGGATGGCAGAAGCGCTAGCGCCTGGATCAGCGCCTGCGGATTCTTGCGCGGGGTCAGGCTGTTCGCAAACAGAAGGCGTAGCGGCCCCTCCCGTAGCGCCGGCTCGGCCGCCGGACCGGGCGGGCGCGAGGTGAGGTAGGGCCCGACATCGATCTTTGCGCTATCGGCACCGAGCGTATCGACGAGATAGCGCGCACCGCCCTCGTTGTTGGTTCGAATCCTGTCGACCAGCCGCACGGCGCGGCGCTTCAAGGCGAGCACGGCGGGCGAGGCACTACCGCCCCTCCCGGATGGATCGGATTCGACCAGCAGCACCCGCTTTGTGCCCCGCGAGGAAAGCGAGCCGAACAGCGCCAGCAAGGAAATCGGAGTAAATTCGATCGCCACCAGCACTTCGGGAGCCGCTGCAGCTACCCGCGCCGCCAGGGTCGGCGATGCCGCGTGCACCGCGCGCGCGTATCCACTGCGCGAGGGCATCTCGATAGAGCGGCGGCGGTAGAGGGGGCGCAGGTCGAGCCCGCGCGGATTCTCGAACGCGACCGAGCGGTCCACGGCAACCGCCAGGCCCGGCTCGAGCGCGCGCAGGGCGGCAAAGATCTCGCCGTAATACATGAGGTCGCCGCCATAGCCGTAGCTGTGCGACACAAGGAGGACCGAGCCCTTGCCACCTGTACCGGAGGTATCGCCGCTGACCATCGGCCCGGTCATAGCAGGCGCTTTGCGCGCGCCAAGCGGAACCGCACGCCGGTGCCGCGGGTTTCGCTAGGCAATGCCCCGCGCGCCCTTTTCCTGGATCAAGCCCGAACCCCACGGGATCTATGTCGAACCGGCGGACTGCTGGGTCGACCCCAGTCGCGCGGTGGACAAGGCCCTCGTCACCCATGGTCATGCCGACCATGCGCGCGGCGGCCATGGGAAAACCGTGGCGACCCCCG
It includes:
- a CDS encoding glycosyltransferase family 4 protein, producing the protein MNGVVRTLTTTCEQLREQGHEVMVVSPDQFASLPCPTYPEIRLALTRPGAVAGRLREFSPEAIHIATEGPLGMTARRYCAKHGIRFTTAYHTQFPDYLAKRTHLPAEWFWRYIQWFHRPAKRVLVATESICEELRAHGLTQLHRWSRGVDLSCFTPDAPPPPEFADLPRPIQLYVGRVAVEKNIEAFLEADYPGSKVVVGDGPSLASLKARYPEAHFLGRRSGRALAGCYAGADVFVFPSKTDTFGLVMIEALACGTPVAAFPVAGPRDIVTLDVGAMSEHLDRAIASALYCNRQACAEYGASFSWSAATGQFLSGLAAFEPVELPAA
- a CDS encoding nicotinate-nucleotide adenylyltransferase, encoding MNAPKARIGLLGGSFNPAHGGHRRISLFVARALDLDEVWWLVSPGNPLKPKAGMAPLAARVHSAMVQARRAPIRVTAIERELGTRYTVDTLGALKRRYPKHDFVWLMGSDNLAQFHRWRDWRGIARRMPIAVIARPGYDGAAIASPAMAWLRRFSVPLSSFVTRGRWSAPALVTLRFDPDERSATAIRRADPDWAERYSGPPPRDQLTHRVIPSGKETTAP
- a CDS encoding UDP-2,3-diacylglucosamine diphosphatase; the encoded protein is MNDLPKHFDAAHKVASFPSIKPSVPERTTGERKRYRTIWISDVHLGTKGCNHELLIDFLDHTDSDTMYLVGDIIDGWRLKKKFYWPREHNDIVWRILKRAKRGTRIVYIPGNHDEMVRPFAGMNFGGVEIQRAAFHETADGRRLMVLHGDEFDTIMLAHRWLAFVGDALYHVMMKLNNWVAGARKRLGLPYWSISKAAKHKVKNAVEFISKYEEVVARAAAERGVDGVVCGHIHTAEARTFTHEGKEVEYWNDGDWVEGCNALVEHFDGTMEILNWPEEVARRETRRIDATKRVPEAA
- a CDS encoding glutathione S-transferase family protein codes for the protein MADLTLHEDPRSGNCYKIKLTAALVGLPLETRQYDILAGETRTPEFLGSVNPNGRIPVLQIGARFLPESNAACWYLAEGSPLIPGNRFDQADMLRWMFFEQYSHEPNIATMRFWLHFVGEAKLSPQQKAQMMAKRIAGCEALKLMDGHLAQSGWFVGDGPTLADIALFAYTHVAEDGGFALSDYPAVERWIERVKALPGFVAMA
- a CDS encoding long-chain-fatty-acid--CoA ligase, with amino-acid sequence MDVNSYAYNHPTPWDAQFEPASLPDMLAATTARNPDAPFLHFLGRTFTYRDIHAEARAFAAGLIAHGIEPGDRVGLFLPNVPIYASAYYGAMLAGAIVVNFSPLYTVEELSWQVADSGTRLLVTVDVPELYATAAQVLESSQLETLVVGSLGDALPWHKGLLLKTLGRNKIAKVAFSDTTLAWRDTLADPAKAAFPPIDAANDIALLQYTGGTTGRPKGAMLGHSQLSMNAQQTAGLNPFGDPTGEVFMGALPFFHVFANTALLNHAMVTGASIAMVPRFEAGEVLKTIAKYKTTGFPGVPTMFQALLDHPDLAKTDVSSIKVCISGGAPMPAPVHTKFEEVTGIRVVEGYGLTESSGVVSANPYEGMRKKGTIGQLVMGTEVIFLDKEDATKLAPEGEPGELAIHGPQIMRGYWNRPDTDGETFVERDGKRYLRTGDVAVMDGDGFLEIVDRIKDMIAVGGFKVFPSQVEDVLLENPAVKEVLVIGRPDDYRGECPVAYAVLNEGAQETAEELKAWLNARVGKHERVDEIVLREDLPRTIIGKLDRKALRAEVLG
- a CDS encoding bactofilin family protein, with product MASKGNSTFSVLGSDLAITGDIKASADLHIDGSVEGDIACSSLVQGETSTVKGAIKAESARLAGAVEGSITARELVILKTAKITGDVFYDALTIEQGAQVEGRFAHRDAKAKAPAAAATGKPEITVAG
- a CDS encoding DUF1013 domain-containing protein, translating into MADQVKPLMPHATATWLVDNTGLSFEQIAEFCGLHILEVQAMADDLAGSKYTGRDPVHSGELTQEEIERGQADSEYRLKMQRAPVAVSRTKGPRYTPVSKRQDKPDGIAWILRNHPEISDAQIGKLIGTTRNTITAIRERSHWNIQNIQPKDPVTLGLCSQRELDAVVAKAAKNIPVSEDGEEAPVAASGTSDREKLIEELRAERDANEKAAAEAAQEAEAAAWLEAKRASEEAGETDETDPA
- a CDS encoding M23 family metallopeptidase, with the protein product MSNKIATTGWGDRLRSWFPDREFFMRSEGQVRFITISSRVQMTAAAIALAALVVWAVSMAVAGWTQYRATADRLSLLDREAKVATATERVNAYREDIDAVATDLVKRQEFIEDMVASLPEDVKAVSNVSDSSSEAAATVDKVSASIPEASTLARIEARQLAFVEGLTRYADWRAQRAAAALKQLGLNPDSMIRNADRTAMGGPLERLVTNADGTIDPRFERLGLSIARMSALENGLAGVPQVTPAHKDMISSGFGYRRDPFNGRGAMHKGLDFKGAIGTPIRAAAAGRVSFVGWKGGYGKTVEITHGNGLMTRYAHMSRFDAKVGQRVTAGDSIGAIGNTGRSTGPHLHFEVRINNRAVNPRTFLETAPNVLEEIRRAPQLASAK